From a single Pleurodeles waltl isolate 20211129_DDA chromosome 8, aPleWal1.hap1.20221129, whole genome shotgun sequence genomic region:
- the LOC138249043 gene encoding olfactory receptor 52P1-like, protein MNASVLPFILIGIPGLEEFHMWISLPWSSMYIITIVANFAVLFFIKKEESLHQPMYLFLCMLLITDLVSSNASVPKMLILFWFDVREISFEGCLIQMYIVHSFSIMGSGVLLAMAFDRYVAVCHPLRYITILNSQVIAKIGLMVLLRGFLLVFPHPFLVQRLPFCRSNEIKQTYCEHMAVANLACADVTINILYGLFVALFVVGLDAFFIIISYVTIVRAVLKLPSRQARLKAFNTCVSHVCVILVAYIPALFSFIAHRFSTSVKPHVQVLLSNIYLILPPMLNPIVYGIKSKQIRLKALGFFQLRR, encoded by the coding sequence ATGAACGCCAGTGTTCTACCATTCATCCTCATCGGGATCCCTGGATTGGAGGAATTCCATATGTGGATCTCTCTCCCTTGGAGCTCTATGTACATTATCACAATTGTAGCTAATTTTGCTGTTCTGTTCTTCATAAAGAAGGAAGAGAGCCTTCATCAGCCCATGTACCTCTTCCTCTGCATGCTGCTCATCACTGACCTGGTATCATCAAATGCTTCTGTTCCCAAAATGCTGATCCTCTTCTGGTTTGACGTGAGGGAGATCAGTTTTGAAGGGTGCCTCATTCAGATGTACATAGTCCATTCTTTTTCGATCATGGGATCAGGGGTGCTTCTGGCCATGGCCTTTGATCGTTATGTTGCTGTCTGCCATCCTCTGAGATACATTACCATCTTGAACAGCCAAGTGATTGCTAAAATAGGGCTGATGGTGCTGCTGAGGGGGTTTCTGCTAGTGTTTCCACATCCCTTTCTTGTCCAAAGATTGCCTTTCTGCAGAAGTAATGAGATTAAGCAGACCTATTGTGAGCATATGGCGGTAGCAAATTTGGCCTGTGCTGATGTCACTATTAACATCTTGTATGGGCTGTTTgtagctctctttgttgttgggttgGATGCATTCTTCATCATCATCTCTTACGTCACAATTGTTAGAGCTGTATTGAAGCTTCCTTCAAGACAAGCCAGGCTTAAGGCCTTCAACACATGTGTGTCCCATGTATGTGTCATTCTGGTTGCATACATTCCAGCACTTTTCTCCTTCATTGCCCACAGGTTCAGCACAAGTGTTAAACCACACGTGCAAGTCCTGCTGTCGAATATCTATCTCATTCTTCCACCTATGCTGAATCCAATTGTTTATGGAATAAAAAGTAAACAGATCCGCTTAAAGGCCCTGGGATTTTTCCAGCTGAGGAGGTAA